A single genomic interval of Aphidius gifuensis isolate YNYX2018 linkage group LG6, ASM1490517v1, whole genome shotgun sequence harbors:
- the LOC122858565 gene encoding copper-transporting ATPase 2 isoform X5, with protein sequence MNHHSKFRQKKNTSIVEKFKYLLFDKSVTKYSADLFQRVNQHLLWDADDDGEFEISTNMVHVPKTPSSTTPTNDDKKITTKCKIKIDGMTCQSCVKNIEKTIIQKNGIKNIKVVLEEKIGYIDYNSNDTSVNNIIDEINNMGFDASIADDDDDDDNLEYKCIINIDGMTCQSCVKSITDVISDKPGVKKISVSLDKKQAFVIYQKDNIKADEIAKFIEEMGFDAFVYEINGKKIMTNNSINNNKQSSNKNNGLIEITNNNNDDDDNDNKYLKCHLYIKGMTCASCVASIERHCKKLYGVESILVALMAAKAEVKYQPDKIRPIDIVSSITNLGFPTTLIDEIGTGEANVELEILGMTCASCVDKIEKSVMQLNGIKTATISLSTQIGKFKYDTSETGPRDIIENINGIGGFTAKLYNSNNISKDYKNYLNQKEEIHKAKKRFYLSLIFGIPSMAIMLYFMVIMSFISDNHDDMCCIIPGLSLENLLLFLLATPVQFFIGWYFHVHAYKAIRHGTTNMDVLISMTTIIAYVYSFIILSVAIIMKETSSPQTFFDTPPMLLTFVSLGRWLEHRSKGKTSEALSKLLSLNATDAVLVKLGKNNEILNERSISIELVQRGDILKVVQGSKIPVDGRVVIGQSSCDESLITGESMPVSKKIGSSVIGGSINKNGPLFIEAIHTGDNTTLSQIVKLVEQAQTSKAPIQQFADKIAGYFVPFVLFFSLATLITWLIIGNIDIEYFILNTQNSMNHHDNHDNYSGRSRQEIILQRAFRCALSVLAIACPCALGLATPTAVMVGTGVGALNGIYIKGAEPLENAHKINCIVFDKTGTLTHGNPIVTKICLFFNKNNTNNKNKLSISKLLGIIGTSEINSEHPIASAIVKFVKETIGSEITGQCKNFQAVAGCGLKCRIDNINSMLLNIKKSDIIINYENQIGDTSANNNNKSRTFNLNNVPIDIIPLNNKKQITNNDNDDDDENYEYHHHLLIDKDQQQYNNNNNNNDKDDDPTTSNDNDSYEVCIGNREWMKRNAILIEPQVDMIMIEQEEKGNTSIIVAINGVLVATINVADTVKPEAHLAIWTLKNMGLDVILLTGDNRKTAASVAKQVGIDKIFAEVLPSHKVAKIRHLQEDKKCVAMVGDGINDSPALAQADVGIAIGTGTDIAAEAADIVIMKHDLLDVVGCLELSRKTVFRIKINFLAASIYNIIGIPMAAGLFGPLGFTLSPWMASAAMSASSVSVLANSLCLKLFKKPTRASLETPEYLAAYKLSLQNNYDDTMTITDLDNTSRVGRGGGDDDSTNLPVRNGSTLSRQFNYQEHTNGNILNV encoded by the exons atgaatcatcattctaaatttagacaaaaaaaaaatacatcaattgttgaaaaatttaaatatttattatttgacaaaagTGTTACGAAATATTCTGCTGATTTATTTCAACGAGTTAATCAGCATTTACTTTG GGATGCTGATGACGATGGAGAATTTGAAATCTCAACAAATATGGTACATGTGCCAAAaacaccatcatcaacaacaccgacaaatgatgataaaaaaataacaacaaaatgtaaaattaaaattgacggTATGACTTGTCAAAGttgtgttaaaaatattgaaaaaacaataattcaaaaaaatggtattaaaaatattaaagttgtattagaagaaaaaattggaTATATTGATTACAACAGCAATGATACAAgtgtcaataatattatcgatgaaataaataacatgGGTTTTGATGCTTCcattgctgatgatgatgatgatgatgataatttagaatataaatgtataattaatattgatggtATGACGTGTCAAAGTTGTGTTAAAAGTATTACTGATGTTATATCTGATAAGCCaggtgttaaaaaaatatctgtatcacttgataaaaaacaggcatttgttatttatcaaaaagataatattaaagCCGATGAAATAGcaaaatttattgaagaaatgGGATTTGATGCAtttgtttatgaaataaatggtaaaaaaataatgacaaataatagcatcaataataataaacaatcatcaaacaaaaataatggattaattgaaattacaaataataacaatgatgatgatgataatgataataaatatttaaaatgtcatttatatataaaaggtATGACATGTGCATCATGTGTTGCATCAATTGAAagacattgtaaaaaattatatggtgTTGAAAGTATATTAGTTGCATTAATGGCAGCAAAAGCTGAAGTTAAATATCAACCAGATAAAATACGTCCAATTGATATTGTATCAAGTATAACAAATCTTGGTTTTCCAACAACgttaattgatgaaattggTACTGGTGAGGCAAATGTTGAACTTGAAATTTTAGGAATGACATGTGCATCttgtgttgataaaattgaaaaaagtgtTATGCAATTAAATGGTATTAAAACAGCAACAATTTCATTATCAACACaaattggtaaatttaaatatgacaCATCTGAAACTGGACCAAGAgatatcattgaaaatataaatggcATTGGTGGTTTTACagcaaaattatataattcaaataatatatcaaaagattataaaaattatttaaatcaaaaagaagaaatacataaagctaaaaaaagattttatttatctttaatatttGGTATACCAAGTATGGCTATTATGTTATATTTCATGGTAATAATGTCATTTATAAGTGATAATCATGATGACATGTGTTGCATTATACCTGGTTTatcattagaaaatttattattatttttattggcaACACCAGTACAATTTTTCATTGGTTGGTATTTTCATGTACATGCATATAAAGCCATACGACATGGTACAACAAATATGGATGTGTTGATATCAATGACAACAATAATAGCAtatgtttattcatttattatactaAGTGTTGCTATTATTATGAAAGAAACATCAAGTCCACAAACATTTTTTGATACACCACCAATGCTATTGACATTTGTTAGTTTAGGTAGATGGCTTGAACACAGATCAAAAGGTAAAACATCAGAggcattatcaaaattattatcattaaatgcAACTGATGCTGTACTTGTTAaacttggtaaaaataatgaaatattaaatgaacGATCAATAAGTATTGAACTTGTACAACGTGGTGATATATTAAAAGTTGTACAAGGTTCTAAAATACCAGTTGATGGACGTGTTGTTATTGGACAATCATCATGTGATGAAAGTTTAATAACTGGTGAAAGTATGCctgtatctaaaaaaattggttCATCTGTTATTGGTggttcaattaataaaaatggacCATTATTTATTGAAGCAATACATACTGGTGATAATACAACACTTTCACAAATTGTTAAACTTGTTGAACAAGCACAAACAAGTAAAGCACCAATTCAACAATTTGCTGATAAAATTGCTGGTTATTTTGTaccatttgtattatttttttcattagcaaCACTTATTACATGGTTAATTATTggtaatattgatattgaatattttatattaaatactcaaaattcaatgaatcatcatgataatcatgataattattcTGGAAGAAGTCgtcaagaaataatattacaacgTGCATTTAGATGTGCATTATCTGTACTTGCAATAGCATGTCCATGTGCACTTGGTTTAGCAACACCAACAGCTGTTATGGTTGGTACTGGTGTTGGTGCATTAAatggtatatatattaaaggtGCTGAACCATTAGAAAATgcacataaaattaattgtattgtatttGATAAAACAGGTACATTAACACATGGTAATCCAATTGTcacaaaaatatgtttattttttaataaaaataatacaaataataaaaataaattatcaatatcaaaattactTGGTATTATTGGTACATCTGAAATAAATAGTGAACATCCAATTGCATCGgcaattgttaaatttgttaaagAAACAATTGGCAGTGAAATAACTGgacaatgtaaaaattttcaagctgTTGCTGGATGTGGTCTTAAATGTCGTATTGATAATATCAATAgtatgttattaaatattaaaaaatctgatattataattaattatgaaaatcaaATTGGTGATACATctgctaataataataataaatcaagaaCATTTAATCTTAATAATGTACCAATTGATATTATAccattaaataacaaaaaacaaattacaaataatgataatgatgatgatgatgaaaattatgaatatcatcatcatttattaattgataaagatcaacaacaatataataataataataataataatgataaagatgatgatCCAACAACATCAAATGACAATGATTCATATGAAGTTTGTATTGGTAATCGTGAATGGATGAAAAGAAATGCAATATTAATTGAACCACAAGTTGATATGATAATGATTGAACAAGAAGAAAAAGGTAATACATCAATAATTGTTGCAATAAATGGTGTACTTGTTGCAACAATAAATGTTGCTGATACTGTTAAACCAGAAGCACACTTGGCTATTTGGACACTAAAAAATATGGGTcttgatgttattttattaactggTGATAATAGAAAAACAGCAGCATCAGTTGCTAAACAAGTtggtattgataaaatatttgctgAAGTATTACCATCTCATAAAGTTGCTAAAATACGTCATTTacaagaagataaaaaatgtGTTGCAATGGTTGGTGATGGCATCAATGATAGTCCAGCATTGGCACAAGCTGATGTTGGTATTGCAATTGGTACTGGTACTGATATTGCTGCTGAAGCTgctgatattgttattatgaaACATGATTTGTTGGATGTTGTTGGTTGTCTtgaattatcaagaaaaactgTATTtcgtattaaaattaattttctagctgctagtatttataatattattggtatACCAATGGCAGCTGGTTTATTTGGACCATTAGGATTTACATTATCACCTTGGATGGCATCTGCTGCAATGTCAGCAAGTTCAGTTTCTGTTCTTGCTAATTCACTTTGtcttaaatt atttaaaaaaccaacaagAGCATCACTTGAAACACCAGAATATCTAGCAGCATATAAATTaagtttacaaaataattatgatgatacAATGACAATAACAGATCTTGATAATACTAGTCGTGTTGGtcgtggtggtggtgatgatgattccACTAATCTTCCAGTTAGAAATGGATCTACACTTTCacg gcAATTTAACTATCAAGAACACACCAATGGAAATATACTTAATGTATGA